From one Acidibrevibacterium fodinaquatile genomic stretch:
- a CDS encoding FGGY-family carbohydrate kinase — MTDHASASRGAPLLLALDSGTSVVKAVAFDDSGEQIAARARPNRVRHRADGGVEQDMAQSWTDAVAVLAELVAALPPGRAIAALAVTGQGDGTWLADADGAPVAPAWLWLDARAASLVAALRETEGARRAFAHTGSGLNACQQSSQLLWLARHQPEILARSATAFHCKDWLYFNLTGMRAADPSEACFTFGDWRTRAYAEAVLEALALTACRRLLPPIVDGTRQWHGLAPAAARAIGLPAGLPVVLGYVDVVCTALGGGLYGAGEAGVSILGSTGMHLRLAMRPADVRPNPAMTGYCMVFPVPGAVMQAESNMAATLNIDWLARLVGEAAALAGAPPPDLPARLGEAAAAARPGAMLFHPFISTAGERGPFTDPAARAALFGFDQRAGIAELARAVFEGLGFAARDCYAAMGDLPPEIRITGGAAKSPLMRAILAACLARPVRVIAQPEAGAAGAAMIAALSVGLYSSLDACAARWITPRLGRSEPADGELASLYARLYPLYRDAYRALQPTWQRLATLREGKTDA; from the coding sequence ATGACGGACCATGCCAGCGCCTCGCGCGGGGCGCCGTTGCTCCTCGCCCTCGATTCCGGCACCTCGGTGGTCAAGGCGGTGGCGTTCGACGACAGTGGCGAGCAGATCGCCGCCCGCGCCCGGCCCAACCGCGTGCGCCATCGCGCTGACGGCGGCGTCGAGCAGGACATGGCGCAGAGCTGGACGGATGCGGTCGCGGTGCTGGCCGAGCTGGTCGCCGCCCTGCCGCCCGGCCGCGCGATCGCCGCCCTTGCGGTGACCGGCCAGGGCGATGGCACCTGGCTCGCCGATGCCGATGGCGCGCCGGTCGCGCCGGCCTGGCTCTGGCTCGATGCGCGCGCCGCCTCGCTCGTCGCCGCCTTGCGCGAAACCGAAGGCGCGCGCCGGGCCTTCGCCCATACCGGCAGCGGGCTCAACGCGTGCCAGCAATCGAGCCAGCTCCTTTGGCTCGCCCGCCACCAGCCGGAGATTCTGGCCCGCAGCGCGACCGCTTTTCATTGCAAGGACTGGCTCTATTTCAACCTCACCGGCATGCGCGCCGCCGACCCTTCGGAAGCTTGCTTCACCTTCGGCGACTGGCGCACGCGCGCCTATGCCGAGGCGGTGCTGGAGGCGCTGGCGCTGACCGCATGCCGCCGGCTGCTTCCGCCGATCGTCGACGGCACGCGGCAATGGCATGGGTTGGCGCCGGCGGCGGCACGGGCGATCGGCCTTCCCGCCGGCCTCCCCGTCGTTCTCGGCTATGTCGATGTCGTCTGCACGGCGCTTGGCGGCGGGCTCTATGGCGCGGGCGAGGCCGGCGTTTCGATCCTCGGCAGCACCGGGATGCATCTTCGCCTCGCGATGCGGCCCGCGGACGTCCGGCCGAACCCGGCGATGACCGGCTATTGCATGGTTTTTCCGGTGCCCGGCGCGGTGATGCAGGCCGAGAGCAACATGGCGGCGACCCTCAATATCGACTGGCTGGCGCGGCTGGTGGGCGAGGCCGCGGCCCTCGCCGGGGCGCCGCCGCCCGATCTTCCCGCCCGCCTCGGGGAGGCCGCGGCGGCGGCGCGGCCGGGGGCGATGCTGTTTCACCCCTTCATCTCGACCGCTGGCGAACGCGGCCCGTTCACCGACCCGGCGGCGCGCGCCGCCCTGTTCGGCTTTGACCAGCGCGCCGGGATCGCGGAACTCGCCCGCGCCGTGTTCGAGGGGTTGGGTTTCGCCGCGCGCGATTGTTACGCGGCGATGGGCGATCTGCCGCCCGAGATCCGCATCACCGGCGGGGCCGCGAAATCGCCGCTGATGCGCGCGATCCTCGCCGCCTGCCTTGCCCGCCCGGTGCGGGTGATCGCGCAGCCCGAAGCGGGCGCGGCCGGGGCGGCGATGATCGCGGCGCTCTCGGTTGGCCTCTATTCCAGCCTTGACGCTTGCGCCGCGCGCTGGATCACGCCGCGGCTTGGCCGGAGCGAGCCGGCCGATGGCGAACTCGCTTCGCTCTATGCGCGCCTCTATCCGCTCTATCGGGACGCTTACCGCGCGCTCCAGCCGACCTGGCAGCGTCTCGCCACACTACGAGAAGGGAAAACCGATGCGTGA
- a CDS encoding ABC transporter ATP-binding protein yields the protein MSLLLAGLSKRYGRGASAVEAVRALDLAVAEGEIVALLGSSGCGKTSCLRMIAGFETVTEGSITLAGRRIERLPPAARGVAMAFEGYALYPPLSVAENIGFGLARRRSRAEAARMVREIAALLEIEDILDRRPGGLSGGQQQRASLARALARDADLHLLDEPMGQLEPQLRAVLRGRVKALIKQRGYTALLVTHDQTEANAMADRIAVMESGELQQYGTPDALRERPANLFVATFLGEPPMNVLAAEPAGDGVRLGGAAGITIATPGIALPAGDIALGVRPHRLRLGEGALHGTIASNQWLGDQAHVVIDFAGQLLVAVADRRVPARMGEAIAFGFAPRDVHLFDRASGAALGHGLAAP from the coding sequence ATGAGCCTGCTGCTTGCCGGCCTCAGCAAGCGTTACGGGCGCGGCGCAAGCGCGGTGGAGGCGGTGCGGGCGCTCGATCTCGCCGTCGCCGAGGGCGAGATCGTCGCCCTGCTCGGCTCCTCGGGCTGCGGCAAGACCTCCTGTTTGCGCATGATCGCTGGTTTCGAGACGGTGACGGAAGGCAGCATCACGCTCGCCGGCCGGCGGATCGAGCGCCTGCCGCCGGCCGCGCGCGGCGTTGCGATGGCGTTCGAGGGCTATGCGCTCTATCCGCCGCTCAGTGTCGCCGAGAATATCGGCTTTGGCCTCGCGCGCCGGCGGAGCCGGGCGGAAGCCGCCCGCATGGTGCGCGAAATCGCCGCTCTGCTCGAAATCGAGGATATTCTCGACCGCCGCCCGGGCGGCCTCTCGGGCGGCCAGCAACAGCGCGCGAGCCTCGCCCGCGCGCTTGCCCGCGATGCCGATCTGCACCTCCTCGATGAGCCGATGGGCCAGCTCGAGCCGCAACTGCGCGCGGTGTTGCGCGGGCGGGTGAAGGCGCTGATCAAACAGCGCGGCTATACCGCGCTGCTGGTCACCCATGATCAGACCGAGGCCAATGCCATGGCCGACCGGATCGCGGTCATGGAAAGCGGCGAATTGCAGCAATATGGCACGCCGGACGCGCTGCGCGAACGGCCGGCCAATCTCTTTGTTGCGACGTTCCTCGGCGAGCCGCCGATGAATGTGCTCGCAGCCGAGCCCGCCGGCGATGGCGTGCGCCTCGGCGGCGCGGCCGGGATCACGATCGCAACGCCGGGGATTGCGCTGCCCGCCGGTGATATCGCCCTCGGCGTGCGGCCGCACCGGCTGCGGCTGGGCGAAGGCGCGCTCCATGGCACCATCGCCTCCAACCAGTGGCTCGGCGATCAGGCGCATGTGGTCATTGATTTCGCCGGCCAGCTGCTCGTCGCCGTCGCCGATCGGCGGGTTCCGGCGCGCATGGGCGAGGCGATCGCCTTCGGCTTCGCGCCGCGCGACGTCCATCTCTTCGATCGCGCGAGTGGGGCGGCGCTCGGCCATGGGCTCGCGGCGCCATGA